DNA sequence from the Prochlorothrix hollandica PCC 9006 = CALU 1027 genome:
AAATCTAGCCCCAAAAACAAGACGATCGCCCCGCCCCCCAACAAACTTAAAGGTCGCAAGACCCCCAGTGCCTGCTGCAACCGCAACTCCAACTGCTCCCCATAGAACTCCCCCATCTTGGCCAACATCTCCGGCAGGGTGCCCGAAGCCTCCCCCGTGCGCACATACTGCACCGCCCGTGCCGGTAACCGCCCCTCCAAGCTCTCCGTCAGGGTTTTGCCCCCCTTCACCTGCACCGTCGCCGCCCCCACAATGGCCCGCAGGGTGGGATGGGGGATGTGGGGCTGGAGCAGTTCCAAGGCACTGATGATGGGCACCCCACACTCTAGGGGTAAGGCCAACTGGGCCAACTGCACCATGGACTGGGTTTGCAAGATTCCCTTCAGCACCGGCACCTGTAAGCGCAGCGGCTGCAACCCCGGAGCCAGCAGCAGGGCCACCGTTCCCCCCCCCAGAGCCACCCCCCCAGCCCCATCAGCCCCAGATTCCAGCGCCCCAGGGTCCCCACCACCGCCCCCGCCCCCATGACACAGAGGATCAACGACCAGGCCGCCGATCGCTGGGACCGCCCCTGGCGACGTTGGGTCTCCAGCAGGGTCACCACTTGGTCACAGAGGCGATCGAGGGCACCGCTATATTCTCCCACCACAATCAACGCCTGAACCCAGGGAGAAAAGGGGGCAACCGGTTCAGCGGCGAGGGCATCCCCCAAGCTGTCACCCGCCTTCACCCGCTGATAGAGGCGTTGGACACAGCGATCCAGGGGCGATCGCCCTTTACCGTCGCTGATCAACCCCAGGCTTTGGCCCAAGGACAAACCAGCCCCCAACCCCTTAGCCAAGAGGCGAAAAAATTGAATTTGATCCTTGATGGGAATGGGGGAATGCGGCAACTGCATGGAAACGGCCTCCAGAACCGAGGTTTGTAAACTTTTATGGCTCAACTTTGTTTTTTTGCCAAAAACCGACCCGTTCATGGCCCAACACCCGCCACACTGCAAGGCGATGCGGCACGATCGAAACTACAGGATTACAG
Encoded proteins:
- a CDS encoding type II secretion system F family protein, coding for MALLLAPGLQPLRLQVPVLKGILQTQSMVQLAQLALPLECGVPIISALELLQPHIPHPTLRAIVGAATVQVKGGKTLTESLEGRLPARAVQYVRTGEASGTLPEMLAKMGEFYGEQLELRLQQALGVLRPLSLLGGGAIVLFLGLDLIQRLLGTLPG
- a CDS encoding type II secretion system F family protein; its protein translation is MNGSVFGKKTKLSHKSLQTSVLEAVSMQLPHSPIPIKDQIQFFRLLAKGLGAGLSLGQSLGLISDGKGRSPLDRCVQRLYQRVKAGDSLGDALAAEPVAPFSPWVQALIVVGEYSGALDRLCDQVVTLLETQRRQGRSQRSAAWSLILCVMGAGAVVGTLGRWNLGLMGLGGWLWGGERWPCCWLRGCSRCAYRCRC